A single window of Psychrobacter raelei DNA harbors:
- a CDS encoding RtcB family protein, producing MGIQLILNENSKKGVPVKVYTQDIAQEAIQQLRNMAQLEFVHSHIAVMPDVHVGKGATVGSVIPTKSAIIPAAVGVDIGCGMNAVRTSLTARDLPDSLRAVRSAIEKQVPVGFNMHNQITAKASTLDPLGKRLKPITDKHPGLLKMLKGFERTWAKQLGTLGGGNHFIEICLDENNDVWVMLHSGSRGIGNCIGRYFINLAKKEHQSRFGHVPDKDLSYFAEGSSSFDDYVEAVQWAQDYAVQNRKEMMRLVLNAMQSKQAGLPPFTLTKEAINCHHNYVEQETHFGENVYVTRKGAISAYEGELGIIPGSMGAKSFIVRGLGNEESFCSCSHGAGRKMSRTKASKTFTVDELKAQTDGVECKKDKSVLDEIPGAYKDIDEVMDNQKDLVEVVHTLKQVLCVKG from the coding sequence ATGGGCATACAGCTAATTTTGAATGAAAACAGTAAAAAGGGTGTACCCGTTAAGGTATATACCCAAGATATCGCACAAGAGGCGATACAGCAATTACGTAATATGGCGCAGCTAGAATTTGTGCATTCACACATTGCAGTGATGCCAGATGTACACGTGGGCAAAGGCGCAACGGTGGGCAGCGTGATTCCGACCAAATCCGCCATTATCCCTGCAGCAGTGGGTGTCGATATCGGCTGTGGTATGAATGCGGTGCGTACTTCGCTAACTGCCAGAGACTTGCCAGACAGTCTAAGAGCGGTGCGCTCAGCGATTGAGAAGCAAGTGCCGGTTGGCTTTAATATGCACAATCAAATCACAGCCAAAGCCTCAACCCTTGATCCGTTAGGTAAACGCTTAAAGCCAATTACCGATAAGCACCCGGGGTTGCTTAAAATGCTCAAGGGTTTTGAGCGGACTTGGGCCAAACAGCTGGGTACACTTGGCGGTGGTAACCACTTTATCGAGATTTGTCTTGATGAAAACAACGATGTGTGGGTGATGCTGCACTCAGGTAGCCGAGGTATTGGTAACTGTATCGGCCGCTATTTTATTAATTTGGCCAAAAAAGAGCATCAATCACGCTTTGGTCATGTGCCTGACAAAGATTTGTCTTATTTTGCTGAAGGTTCAAGCAGCTTTGATGACTATGTCGAAGCGGTGCAGTGGGCGCAGGATTATGCGGTACAAAACCGTAAAGAGATGATGCGCTTGGTGTTAAATGCGATGCAGTCGAAGCAGGCAGGATTACCGCCCTTTACCCTGACCAAAGAAGCCATTAACTGTCACCACAACTATGTGGAGCAAGAGACGCATTTTGGCGAAAACGTCTATGTCACTCGCAAAGGCGCTATCAGTGCTTACGAGGGTGAGCTGGGTATTATTCCAGGCTCTATGGGTGCTAAGTCGTTTATTGTGCGTGGTCTTGGTAATGAAGAGTCGTTTTGCTCATGCTCACATGGGGCAGGGCGTAAGATGAGTCGAACCAAAGCGTCTAAAACCTTCACCGTTGATGAGCTTAAAGCGCAAACTGACGGCGTTGAATGCAAAAAAGACAAAAGCGTACTCGATGAAATACCGGGTGCTTACAAAGACATCGATGAGGTAATGGACAATCAAAAAGATTTGGTTGAAGTGGTGCATACGCTAAAGCAGGTACTTTGTGTGAAGGGATAG
- a CDS encoding ASCH domain-containing protein: MDEYHPTKLTQPQQHFLNQYLSTLTSEERKNIPNLDDIPAEHFCADEVNANECARLVELGIKTASCSLKDGWDYDSEPLPNIGSLTIVTDWEGRPICITQLTDIRIEKFKDVTEDFAQAEGEGDGTYDWWRDAHISFFTDYAQSVDSHFTQDSDLVLERFKKVYPL, translated from the coding sequence ATGGATGAATATCACCCGACGAAACTTACGCAGCCTCAGCAACATTTTTTAAATCAATACTTATCAACATTAACCAGTGAAGAAAGAAAAAATATTCCCAATTTAGATGATATTCCTGCTGAGCATTTCTGTGCTGATGAGGTTAATGCTAATGAGTGCGCTAGACTGGTTGAGCTAGGTATCAAAACAGCTTCCTGTAGCTTAAAAGATGGATGGGACTATGACAGTGAACCTTTGCCTAACATTGGTTCACTAACGATTGTAACAGACTGGGAGGGCAGACCCATTTGTATCACCCAATTGACCGATATCAGGATTGAGAAGTTTAAAGACGTTACTGAGGATTTCGCTCAAGCTGAGGGGGAGGGAGATGGTACTTATGATTGGTGGCGAGATGCGCATATCTCGTTTTTTACTGACTACGCACAATCAGTTGATAGTCATTTTACACAAGATTCTGATTTGGTGTTAGAGCGGTTTAAAAAGGTCTATCCCTTATGA
- a CDS encoding ABC transporter ATP-binding protein, with translation MSLFFEKLVNPFPKIDNQTPPNTLWGFIRYHNQGYGWVFLALGVLEALSAMSEIAIYAFMGQLVDLLSEHDKATFLQSEMPTLLGYSALLLIAMPLINYLRTSLRSRTLNGNLPMSVRWRSHRYLLNQGMSFFQDEFAGRAATKVMQSSMAVREVTLISVSVMVYVLVYFGSMLYVLTNLNTWFLVPMLVWLGIYTALQFYFNPKVRQYSQAQSDARSTMTGRIVDAYTNINTVKLFAHTDSEAEYARDSMDTYLQTVYKQMGTLSTLMITMTILNYILIFATSALSIYLWLHDLVGLGAIAVAVSMALRLLGMSRWVMFELTDLFESLGTVRDGMSLLTKPLTLTDKADAQPLAVQGAQVDFNNVRFSYHRAGINDGDSEADKELSIFKDLDLHIKPGERIGLVGRSGAGKSTLVNLLLRFYDVQGGSICIDGQDISKVAQESLREHIAMVTQDTSLLHRTVRENIIYGKPDATEEELERAIKQANADEFIDSLVDLKGNTGLDAQVGERGVKLSGGQRQRIAIARVLLKDAPILILDEATSALDSEVEAAIQESLDNLMQNKTVIAIAHRLSTIASMDRLVVMDQGRIIEQGTHQELLAKQGVYASLWERQTGGFLTDE, from the coding sequence ATGAGCCTATTTTTCGAAAAACTCGTCAATCCATTTCCCAAAATTGATAATCAAACCCCGCCAAATACCTTGTGGGGCTTTATTCGTTATCATAATCAGGGGTATGGCTGGGTATTTCTTGCATTAGGTGTATTAGAGGCACTGTCGGCAATGAGTGAAATTGCCATTTATGCCTTTATGGGGCAATTGGTTGATTTGCTCAGTGAGCATGACAAAGCGACCTTTTTGCAAAGTGAGATGCCAACCTTATTGGGTTATTCAGCCTTGCTGCTCATAGCCATGCCACTCATTAACTATCTGCGCACCTCGCTTAGAAGCCGCACTTTAAATGGTAACTTGCCAATGAGTGTGCGCTGGCGCTCGCACCGCTACTTGCTCAATCAAGGCATGTCATTCTTCCAAGATGAGTTTGCAGGGCGGGCGGCGACCAAGGTGATGCAAAGCAGTATGGCGGTGCGTGAAGTGACCTTGATTTCGGTATCTGTGATGGTTTACGTACTGGTTTATTTCGGCAGTATGCTATACGTATTAACCAATCTAAATACCTGGTTTTTGGTGCCGATGCTGGTGTGGCTGGGTATTTATACCGCGCTGCAATTTTATTTTAATCCTAAAGTGCGTCAGTACTCACAAGCGCAGTCTGATGCCCGCTCGACCATGACTGGCCGTATTGTGGATGCCTATACCAATATTAATACCGTCAAGCTGTTTGCCCATACTGACAGCGAAGCAGAATATGCGCGCGATAGTATGGATACCTATTTGCAGACGGTGTATAAGCAAATGGGCACGTTATCAACCTTGATGATAACCATGACCATTTTGAACTATATCCTTATTTTTGCGACCAGTGCGCTGAGTATCTATCTGTGGCTGCATGACTTAGTTGGCCTTGGTGCGATTGCGGTTGCGGTGTCTATGGCGCTGCGCCTGCTGGGTATGTCACGCTGGGTGATGTTTGAGCTGACTGACTTGTTTGAAAGCTTAGGGACAGTGCGTGATGGGATGAGTTTGCTCACCAAACCCTTGACCCTAACTGATAAAGCAGATGCTCAGCCGTTAGCGGTACAAGGCGCACAAGTTGATTTTAATAACGTCCGATTTAGCTATCACAGAGCAGGCATTAATGATGGCGACAGTGAGGCCGATAAAGAATTAAGTATATTCAAAGATTTGGATTTGCACATCAAGCCAGGCGAGCGTATTGGTCTGGTCGGTCGCTCGGGTGCGGGCAAGTCAACCTTGGTGAATTTGCTGCTGCGGTTTTATGATGTGCAAGGCGGTAGCATCTGTATCGACGGGCAGGATATCAGCAAAGTGGCGCAAGAAAGCTTGCGCGAACACATTGCGATGGTGACGCAAGATACCTCGCTATTGCACCGCACCGTTCGTGAAAACATCATCTATGGTAAGCCCGATGCCACAGAAGAGGAGCTTGAGCGTGCCATTAAGCAAGCCAATGCCGATGAGTTTATTGATTCATTGGTAGATTTAAAAGGCAATACGGGGCTTGATGCGCAAGTGGGTGAGCGCGGTGTGAAGCTCTCAGGCGGTCAGCGTCAGCGTATCGCCATTGCCCGTGTGCTATTAAAAGATGCACCGATTTTAATTCTGGATGAGGCAACCTCAGCACTTGATAGTGAGGTCGAAGCGGCGATTCAAGAAAGCTTAGATAATCTGATGCAAAATAAAACAGTAATTGCCATTGCCCATAGATTGTCGACCATTGCATCGATGGATAGACTGGTAGTGATGGATCAAGGGCGCATTATCGAGCAGGGCACGCACCAAGAGCTGCTTGCAAAACAGGGTGTTTATGCCAGCTTGTGGGAGCGTCAAACCGGCGGCTTTTTAACCGATGAATAA
- a CDS encoding pyrimidine/purine nucleoside phosphorylase, whose amino-acid sequence MPSVNQYFDNKVTSIAFQTATKPATVGVMEIGEYEFGTSEFETMTVVSGALTVKLPGSDEFATYDAGQSFTIDANQKFQVKVAVESAYLCTYGK is encoded by the coding sequence ATGCCAAGCGTGAACCAGTATTTTGATAATAAAGTTACTTCAATTGCCTTCCAAACCGCAACCAAGCCAGCAACTGTGGGTGTAATGGAAATCGGTGAGTATGAGTTTGGTACCAGCGAATTTGAAACCATGACAGTCGTCAGCGGTGCATTAACCGTGAAGCTGCCAGGCTCAGATGAGTTTGCGACTTATGATGCCGGTCAAAGCTTTACCATTGATGCCAATCAGAAGTTTCAGGTAAAAGTTGCGGTTGAGAGCGCTTATCTGTGTACTTATGGCAAATAA
- a CDS encoding AMP-binding protein, whose product MSLTTTTSLNSISYAEFYQQFDQQDLLKQIFQDHPEDALNAYLACCGRHVRNGLGDKVALVHEDTKQKITQLSFNELDQRSAQVANLLKAYGVKAGDRVATMLPRTPELLIVVLATWRVGAIYQPLFTAFGVESIAYRLDKADTKVVFTNLDNRSKFDEIENLPTMVLIEAQAAADASGYSDDIFAKAEQYSEVCEPVLLTPDAPFLQMFTSGTVGKSKGVSVPLAALPTFYLYMRYAIDLQQTDHYWNMADPGWAYGLYYAITGPLLMGITTYFNEMGFDAQNTLDFLVRHKISNIASSPTAFRMMKSSGVFEGVADQLSLRVANSAGETLNTEVVGWVSENLGCKVCDQYGQTETGMTCCMHHALQHEAPTGSMGMPLPGHKLVVLDADMQPVEDGVQGQLAVVVSQSPAFYFNGYSWNEKQAFFDDYYLTGDVVERHQDGTFWFAGRDDDIIITAGYRIGPTDVENCVMEHEAVAESAAVGVPDEMRGHVIKSYVVLKEGIDGSEDLVNQIKSLVQKRLSAHAYPRYVEFVTALPKTPSGKIQRFLLRQSN is encoded by the coding sequence ATGTCACTTACTACCACCACATCACTGAACTCTATCAGTTACGCTGAATTTTATCAGCAGTTTGACCAACAAGACCTACTAAAACAAATATTCCAAGATCATCCTGAGGACGCGCTGAATGCTTATTTGGCATGCTGCGGCAGGCATGTGCGTAATGGCTTAGGTGATAAAGTGGCCTTGGTACATGAAGATACTAAGCAAAAAATTACTCAGCTTAGCTTCAATGAGCTAGATCAAAGAAGCGCCCAAGTGGCCAACTTGCTCAAAGCCTATGGCGTCAAAGCTGGTGATAGAGTAGCGACCATGCTACCGCGCACCCCAGAGCTGCTTATTGTGGTGTTGGCCACCTGGCGTGTCGGGGCAATTTATCAGCCTCTATTCACCGCCTTTGGAGTGGAGTCTATCGCTTATCGACTCGATAAAGCGGACACCAAGGTGGTATTTACCAATTTGGACAACCGCTCAAAATTTGATGAGATTGAAAACTTGCCTACGATGGTGTTGATTGAAGCGCAAGCCGCCGCGGATGCTAGTGGTTACAGCGATGATATCTTTGCCAAAGCCGAGCAGTATTCTGAGGTGTGTGAGCCGGTACTACTGACCCCCGATGCGCCATTTTTACAAATGTTTACCTCAGGTACTGTGGGCAAGTCAAAAGGTGTTAGTGTGCCTTTGGCCGCTTTGCCAACTTTTTATCTGTACATGCGCTATGCCATTGACCTGCAACAAACAGATCACTACTGGAACATGGCCGATCCTGGCTGGGCTTATGGCTTGTATTATGCCATTACTGGTCCGTTATTGATGGGCATTACCACTTACTTTAATGAGATGGGTTTTGATGCCCAGAACACCCTTGATTTCCTAGTCCGACATAAAATTAGCAACATAGCTTCCTCGCCAACTGCATTTAGAATGATGAAATCCAGTGGGGTCTTTGAAGGTGTGGCGGACCAATTGTCGTTACGTGTGGCCAATTCAGCAGGTGAGACACTCAATACCGAAGTGGTGGGCTGGGTGAGCGAAAACCTAGGCTGCAAGGTCTGCGATCAATATGGTCAGACTGAGACGGGTATGACCTGCTGCATGCATCATGCGTTGCAGCATGAGGCGCCCACAGGCAGCATGGGAATGCCACTACCAGGACATAAACTGGTGGTATTAGATGCCGATATGCAACCGGTAGAAGATGGGGTGCAAGGGCAATTGGCAGTAGTGGTTAGTCAGTCGCCAGCCTTTTATTTTAATGGCTACAGCTGGAATGAAAAACAGGCCTTTTTCGATGACTATTATTTGACTGGTGATGTGGTTGAGCGTCATCAAGATGGCACGTTCTGGTTTGCCGGTCGTGATGATGATATTATCATTACCGCAGGCTACCGCATTGGGCCCACCGATGTGGAAAACTGTGTGATGGAGCATGAAGCTGTGGCAGAATCGGCTGCTGTGGGGGTTCCGGATGAGATGCGTGGCCATGTCATCAAATCTTATGTGGTGTTAAAAGAGGGCATTGATGGCTCAGAAGATTTGGTCAATCAAATAAAGTCTTTGGTACAAAAGCGGCTGTCAGCTCATGCTTATCCGCGTTATGTGGAGTTTGTGACGGCATTGCCGAAAACACCCAGTGGCAAAATACAGCGTTTTTTATTGCGTCAATCAAATTGA
- a CDS encoding SDR family NAD(P)-dependent oxidoreductase: MKIASQAFIVTGGASGLGAATTRELVQRGAKVVVADLNAQAGEALVSELGDSVRFVACDITKSEDVEHAVQTAEKEFGGLAGSINCAGIAIVQKLLDRDNNPADLEQFNKGVQVNLIGSFNVARLVAASIAKRVAASGGPNNEDQGIIINTASIAAFDGQVGQGSYASSKSGVVGLTLPLARELTRHGIRVMTIAPGIFETPMMAGLPEKAQEQLKASVPYPKRLGMPAEYANLVAHIIENAYLNGEVIRLDGAIRMT, from the coding sequence ATGAAGATTGCATCACAAGCTTTTATCGTAACCGGCGGCGCTTCAGGATTGGGTGCGGCCACCACACGTGAATTGGTCCAACGCGGTGCCAAAGTGGTTGTTGCAGATCTAAATGCACAAGCCGGTGAGGCACTGGTTAGCGAGCTTGGTGACAGTGTGCGCTTTGTGGCCTGTGATATTACAAAAAGTGAAGATGTGGAGCATGCCGTACAGACTGCCGAAAAAGAGTTTGGCGGGCTAGCTGGCAGTATCAACTGTGCTGGTATCGCTATCGTTCAAAAGCTGCTTGATCGTGATAATAACCCTGCTGACCTTGAGCAGTTTAACAAAGGGGTTCAGGTCAATTTGATCGGTAGCTTTAATGTGGCGCGCTTAGTGGCAGCAAGTATTGCCAAACGTGTGGCGGCCAGCGGCGGTCCTAACAATGAAGATCAAGGTATTATTATCAATACCGCATCTATCGCCGCCTTTGATGGCCAAGTGGGACAAGGCAGCTATGCCTCCTCAAAATCTGGGGTAGTGGGCTTGACCCTGCCTTTGGCACGTGAGCTGACTCGCCATGGTATTCGTGTGATGACCATTGCACCAGGTATTTTTGAAACCCCCATGATGGCAGGTTTACCAGAAAAGGCGCAAGAGCAGCTTAAAGCAAGCGTACCTTATCCCAAACGTTTGGGCATGCCTGCTGAGTACGCCAATTTGGTCGCTCATATTATTGAAAATGCCTACCTTAATGGTGAGGTAATTCGTCTTGATGGTGCCATTCGTATGACCTAG
- a CDS encoding DNA topoisomerase IB encodes MTTSRLPSTNAASNIGQTDLRHDYQALAARARLRYVSDEQPGFTRKRWGKGFTYKDALGNTVKDPSLRSRFDALAIPPMWSEVWICEYEDGHLQCTGRDEKGRKQYLYHEQWNQVRDMAKFDAVMGFGDVLPKLRAQVEQDLAAPALSRANVLAAVVKLLETTLIRIGNDRYAKQNNSYGLSTLRSRHVTETEEGLAFDFVGKSSKAHHIELQDERLVDIVQACSDLPGYRIFKYIDEAGEKQVVESGDINEYLRTHTGYEYSAKDFRTWMATVLAAAYLYEYADDEVLASEPDSKLRQQLVVDMVKEVARNLGNTPSVSRTSYIHPKIIERFLQDSFMDAYKQGRRGRSKKYQSLDEKAVLALLTTNE; translated from the coding sequence ATGACCACATCGCGTTTACCGAGCACAAATGCTGCGTCCAATATAGGACAGACAGATTTGCGCCATGATTATCAAGCACTGGCAGCACGTGCCCGCCTTCGTTATGTGAGCGATGAGCAGCCTGGCTTCACTCGCAAACGCTGGGGCAAAGGCTTTACTTATAAAGATGCGCTGGGCAATACGGTAAAAGACCCATCACTACGCAGCCGTTTTGATGCTTTGGCCATCCCGCCCATGTGGTCTGAGGTGTGGATTTGTGAGTATGAGGATGGGCACCTGCAATGTACAGGCCGTGACGAGAAAGGTCGTAAACAGTATTTATATCACGAGCAGTGGAATCAGGTACGCGATATGGCCAAGTTTGATGCGGTAATGGGATTTGGTGACGTGCTGCCTAAGCTGCGCGCACAAGTTGAGCAAGATCTTGCGGCGCCAGCGCTTAGCCGTGCTAACGTATTGGCGGCGGTAGTAAAACTACTTGAAACCACCTTAATTCGTATCGGCAATGACCGCTATGCTAAGCAAAACAACAGCTATGGTCTGAGCACTTTGCGCAGCCGTCATGTCACTGAGACTGAGGAGGGGCTTGCTTTTGACTTTGTCGGAAAAAGCTCTAAAGCGCATCATATTGAGCTGCAAGATGAGCGTTTAGTTGACATTGTTCAGGCGTGTTCTGATTTACCAGGCTATCGCATTTTTAAATATATCGATGAAGCTGGTGAGAAGCAGGTGGTCGAGAGCGGTGATATCAATGAGTATCTGCGTACCCATACTGGTTATGAGTATAGCGCTAAAGACTTCCGCACTTGGATGGCGACGGTGCTGGCGGCCGCTTATCTATATGAGTATGCCGATGATGAGGTGCTGGCAAGTGAGCCTGACAGTAAGCTGCGTCAACAATTGGTGGTTGATATGGTTAAAGAGGTGGCGCGTAATTTGGGCAATACGCCAAGTGTCTCGCGCACCTCTTATATTCATCCCAAAATTATTGAGCGCTTTTTACAAGACAGCTTTATGGACGCTTATAAGCAGGGGCGGCGTGGCCGTAGCAAAAAATATCAATCGCTTGATGAAAAAGCAGTGTTGGCATTGTTAACCACAAACGAGTAA
- a CDS encoding cardiolipin synthase, with product MTRFIFVPATSTSTYPALSEELEAASVWLQTVSAGDWAWLGVAIHITLTVFMIVRILSTQRNNGIAIAWLVLLFAIPFLSIIAYVLVGEPYLGKSYKSRNSQAQKMLKAVAKREAIQLAKVDDTLPQRYQGVSRIGTFDTGFGVYDKHKMQLLTSAQATFESLISDINHATTLILMEFYIIYPKGRVQEVFEALIAAAQRGVECQILADSVGSFSFFTDDWHKRLTQAGVTIHQSLPVGLFKTLFKRTDLRNHRKIVVIDDDIGYTGSFNLVDPEFFKQDKAVGQWIDLIMRIESEKPVSVVTALAAVNVTDIGAESLTNLKELGLRIDNNINIYTRKLYRPKPAINDINDKASGYLSRQIASFNLSDEYGHDFKASDQKVQEGADERLPQKLAGYMQQIANLPAIDNVMAQLIPSAPRITEHVIYNTLLTVFHRADRRIQITTPYFVPDEALLAALTTAAKRGVEVTLILPKKVDSFFVQHASQASYSILMEAGVNIALFNGGLLHAKTVVIDDDYCLFGTVNMDMRSFYLNMEISLALYTPSIVAQVVRCQQAYLTQCEMLDLAHWESRPTYKRLFDSGIRLFSPLL from the coding sequence ATGACTCGCTTTATTTTTGTCCCTGCGACATCGACTTCCACGTATCCGGCTTTAAGCGAAGAGCTTGAGGCGGCATCTGTGTGGCTACAGACCGTGTCGGCGGGCGACTGGGCTTGGCTTGGGGTCGCTATTCATATCACCCTAACGGTGTTTATGATCGTGCGTATCTTATCTACTCAGCGCAATAATGGGATTGCCATTGCGTGGTTGGTATTGTTATTTGCCATCCCTTTTTTGAGTATTATTGCTTATGTCTTGGTGGGTGAACCCTATTTGGGAAAAAGCTATAAATCACGTAACTCACAAGCCCAAAAAATGCTAAAGGCTGTCGCCAAACGTGAAGCGATTCAGTTGGCCAAAGTCGATGATACTTTGCCGCAGCGCTATCAAGGAGTCAGTCGTATTGGTACTTTTGATACTGGATTTGGGGTGTATGATAAGCACAAGATGCAGCTACTGACCTCAGCACAGGCCACGTTTGAGTCGCTAATTTCTGATATTAATCATGCCACCACCTTAATTTTGATGGAGTTTTATATCATTTATCCCAAAGGCCGGGTCCAAGAGGTCTTTGAGGCTTTAATTGCCGCAGCACAAAGAGGCGTGGAGTGTCAGATATTAGCAGATAGTGTGGGCAGTTTTAGCTTCTTTACTGATGACTGGCATAAGCGGCTAACGCAAGCAGGTGTGACCATCCATCAGTCGCTGCCAGTGGGGTTATTTAAGACCTTATTTAAACGTACGGACCTACGCAATCACCGCAAGATTGTGGTTATAGATGATGATATTGGCTATACCGGTAGCTTCAACTTGGTTGATCCTGAGTTTTTTAAACAAGACAAGGCGGTAGGTCAGTGGATTGACTTAATTATGCGCATTGAAAGTGAGAAACCGGTAAGTGTGGTGACCGCTTTGGCCGCAGTGAATGTGACTGATATTGGTGCTGAGAGCCTAACTAATTTAAAAGAGCTTGGCTTGCGCATTGATAACAATATTAATATTTATACACGCAAACTGTATCGTCCCAAGCCGGCCATTAATGATATAAATGATAAGGCATCGGGTTATCTATCGCGGCAAATCGCCTCTTTTAACTTAAGTGATGAATATGGTCATGACTTTAAGGCCTCTGATCAAAAAGTACAGGAGGGGGCAGACGAGAGGTTGCCGCAGAAGCTGGCAGGCTATATGCAGCAAATTGCCAACTTGCCAGCAATAGATAATGTCATGGCGCAGCTCATTCCTTCAGCGCCGCGCATTACAGAGCATGTGATTTATAACACCTTATTGACTGTGTTTCACCGTGCAGATCGACGCATTCAAATTACCACCCCCTATTTTGTCCCTGATGAGGCGCTGTTAGCGGCGTTAACTACCGCGGCAAAACGAGGCGTGGAGGTGACTTTAATTTTACCCAAAAAGGTCGACTCGTTTTTTGTGCAGCATGCCTCACAAGCGTCGTACTCTATTTTGATGGAGGCTGGGGTTAATATTGCCTTATTTAATGGCGGTTTGTTGCATGCAAAGACGGTGGTGATTGATGATGACTACTGCTTATTTGGCACCGTCAATATGGACATGCGCAGCTTTTATCTGAATATGGAGATTAGCTTAGCGCTTTATACCCCAAGTATTGTGGCACAAGTGGTGCGCTGCCAGCAGGCGTATTTGACCCAGTGTGAGATGCTGGATCTGGCACACTGGGAGAGCCGGCCGACTTATAAGCGTTTATTTGATTCGGGCATACGTTTGTTTAGCCCGTTATTGTAG
- a CDS encoding 3-deoxy-D-manno-octulosonic acid transferase, translating into MPDKNATTSSEPPSALNATAGQNGQALSPPWYYTLVIKLLKPLYRIALWRRHNKANKTGLPVADYKSEIDARYGRRYPLPPRLATATEVSERTSAFYNTLIWCHAVSLGETNTIAPMLKQMLKQGARLWITNTTQTGFARTEALFAEAIAAGQVVHTFVPVDDKAVIQKFVDNAKPDLAMFVETELWANILAVLKQSNIPSVLVNARLSQKSYDNYAKHAAVSKGMVHNLTMIIAQDADSAKRFRYLGTDVVKIRRANSLKWSTGSMQPKPLDQLRSEFAANTQALQRPIWVAGSTHDGEETAVLNAHKQLLTQPHMENALLILVPRHPERFDAVAELIEQTGLNYRRRSEQQLIDADTQVYLADTMGELGDCYELSDVALVGGSLVNIGGHNPIEAASLAKPIIMGPYTQSCHELVSELSAAGALVVVDAAEGHAQKRSNKQSATKGSDGGQTPAPQSTLLQAVLQWLAYPEQAQRAGQLGAQLVAKKNDAMQKQLAMIESLLIKKQIALSAKPDPKQEPLDLDYFKVRTRSDSSDVDSGEL; encoded by the coding sequence ATGCCAGACAAAAATGCCACAACCTCCTCTGAACCACCCTCCGCCTTAAACGCAACTGCTGGCCAAAATGGCCAGGCCTTATCGCCGCCTTGGTATTATACTTTAGTGATAAAGCTGTTAAAGCCGCTGTATAGGATAGCACTGTGGCGTCGGCATAATAAAGCCAATAAGACAGGTTTGCCTGTGGCTGATTACAAAAGTGAAATTGATGCTCGATATGGCCGCCGCTACCCGCTGCCGCCGCGTTTGGCCACTGCCACAGAGGTCAGTGAGCGCACTTCGGCCTTTTATAACACTCTGATTTGGTGTCATGCCGTGTCACTGGGTGAGACCAATACCATTGCGCCTATGCTCAAGCAGATGCTCAAACAAGGCGCAAGGCTATGGATTACCAATACCACACAGACTGGATTTGCTCGCACTGAGGCCTTGTTTGCTGAAGCAATAGCTGCCGGTCAAGTGGTGCACACTTTTGTGCCAGTAGATGACAAGGCTGTGATCCAAAAGTTTGTGGATAATGCCAAGCCAGATTTGGCCATGTTCGTTGAGACTGAGCTGTGGGCCAATATTTTAGCGGTTCTTAAGCAATCTAATATACCGTCAGTCTTAGTCAATGCCCGCTTATCCCAAAAATCTTATGACAACTATGCCAAACATGCTGCCGTTAGTAAGGGCATGGTCCACAACTTAACTATGATTATCGCCCAAGATGCCGACTCCGCTAAGCGCTTTCGTTATCTGGGTACTGATGTTGTTAAAATCCGCCGTGCCAACTCCTTAAAATGGTCGACCGGCTCCATGCAGCCAAAACCGCTAGATCAACTGCGCAGTGAATTTGCCGCAAATACTCAGGCTCTACAGCGGCCGATTTGGGTAGCCGGCAGTACGCATGATGGCGAGGAGACTGCCGTGCTTAATGCCCATAAGCAGCTATTGACTCAGCCGCATATGGAGAACGCTTTACTTATCTTAGTGCCGCGCCATCCTGAGCGCTTTGATGCCGTGGCTGAGCTGATTGAACAGACTGGACTTAACTACCGCAGGCGCAGTGAGCAGCAACTGATTGATGCCGATACTCAAGTGTATTTGGCTGATACCATGGGGGAGCTGGGTGACTGTTATGAGCTGTCTGATGTGGCCTTGGTTGGTGGCTCTTTGGTCAATATCGGTGGTCATAATCCGATTGAAGCGGCCAGTCTGGCCAAGCCCATTATCATGGGGCCTTATACCCAGTCGTGTCATGAATTGGTGAGTGAGTTAAGCGCAGCTGGCGCCCTAGTGGTGGTAGACGCCGCTGAAGGCCATGCCCAAAAGCGCAGTAATAAACAATCAGCGACTAAAGGCAGCGATGGGGGGCAAACACCGGCGCCGCAATCGACGCTGCTGCAAGCTGTGCTTCAGTGGCTAGCCTATCCTGAGCAAGCACAGCGGGCCGGCCAACTAGGCGCGCAGCTGGTGGCCAAAAAAAACGATGCCATGCAAAAGCAGCTAGCTATGATAGAGAGCTTATTGATTAAAAAGCAAATTGCCTTATCTGCTAAGCCAGATCCTAAACAAGAGCCGCTGGACCTTGATTACTTTAAAGTACGTACCCGCAGCGATAGCAGCGATGTGGACAGTGGCGAGCTATGA